In the genome of Mesorhizobium sp. 113-3-3, one region contains:
- a CDS encoding response regulator — MSQAGKPVTIIMIEDDEGHARLIEKNIRRAGVNNDVVAFTNGSSALAYLLGPDGSGDASVGRHLLVLLDLNLPDMTGLDILQQIKANQHLKRIPVVVLTTTDDSREIQRCYDLGANVYITKPVNYEGFANAIRQLGLLFTVIQVPETA, encoded by the coding sequence ATGAGCCAAGCCGGCAAACCTGTAACGATCATCATGATCGAGGACGATGAGGGCCATGCGCGTCTCATCGAGAAGAACATTCGCCGCGCCGGCGTCAACAACGATGTCGTGGCTTTCACCAACGGTTCCAGCGCGCTCGCCTATCTGCTCGGGCCGGATGGCTCTGGCGATGCGAGCGTCGGCCGTCATCTTCTTGTCCTTCTCGATCTCAATCTGCCTGACATGACCGGCCTCGATATTCTGCAACAAATCAAGGCCAATCAGCATCTCAAGCGGATTCCTGTCGTGGTGCTGACAACGACCGACGACAGTCGCGAGATCCAGCGCTGCTACGATCTCGGCGCCAACGTCTACATCACCAAGCCCGTGAACTACGAAGGCTTCGCCAACGCCATCAGGCAGCTCGGCCTCCTGTTCACCGTCATTCAGGTCCCGGAAACGGCCTGA
- a CDS encoding DUF2285 domain-containing protein codes for MNLVQMPPDLRAQEGSASDVPLAAGRHDEVGLHTRSSPGGTQLALLDDAKPGEPLAAIIPLDDMAHDRLQAIERFIRSIHRQHVPDARLTAAQRRRLGLMLRCLDGREQQASHFEVATALFGRRLVSAADWQDSPFRYQTHRLVRDGLKMVERNYRQLLRARRRQL; via the coding sequence GTGAACCTTGTCCAGATGCCGCCGGATCTGCGAGCGCAGGAAGGCAGTGCTTCCGACGTCCCGCTGGCCGCGGGCCGGCATGACGAGGTCGGTCTTCACACGCGCTCTTCGCCGGGCGGCACGCAACTGGCGCTTCTCGACGACGCGAAGCCAGGCGAACCGCTTGCCGCCATCATCCCGCTCGACGACATGGCGCACGACCGGCTCCAGGCGATCGAGCGGTTCATCCGCTCGATCCATAGGCAGCACGTTCCCGACGCTCGATTGACTGCGGCCCAGCGCCGACGCCTTGGCCTCATGCTGCGATGCCTGGATGGCCGCGAACAGCAGGCATCCCATTTTGAAGTCGCGACCGCCTTGTTCGGTCGGCGGCTGGTTAGCGCCGCCGACTGGCAGGACTCGCCTTTTCGCTACCAGACGCATCGCCTCGTGCGCGACGGACTGAAGATGGTCGAGCGCAACTACCGCCAATTGTTGCGCGCGCGGCGGCGTCAACTCTGA
- a CDS encoding sugar ABC transporter substrate-binding protein, producing the protein MFWQTGRFAMQQVLPIAALLLATNVASMAEGSPGITVPTVLQPFVPTAPSCSKPTDLKPILAFAKDNKREFIEGVDHGLAQAAEDNHLEYRVALAANDSAKMISDVEALRAERVGGIVVSPVDPAALAPSLQKAMWSGTYVSTVVAPPATSLLNAPQYLTGKELGDAAVAYIKDKFHGRADVVLLTQDSLQFLTPRFVAIRDALDTLPDVRIVADISPNPVSKEGGLATMRMVIQAHPHVDVVLGADGVVLGALQALREAGKDRPDQFIGGIDGEPEAIAEITKGGPYKMTVSLNSPVFGYAMGQHAADWLEGKPIPQAMDILPHVITAQNLGDYQKDLANPGAVYEDPARRDGYLRMYGNICYDSRDQYLNFPWSSESR; encoded by the coding sequence ATGTTTTGGCAGACCGGTAGATTCGCCATGCAGCAGGTGCTGCCGATCGCTGCTCTGCTGCTCGCAACCAATGTCGCCTCGATGGCCGAGGGGTCACCCGGCATTACCGTTCCGACGGTTCTACAGCCATTCGTTCCAACGGCGCCGAGCTGCTCGAAGCCAACCGACCTCAAGCCGATCCTGGCATTCGCCAAGGACAACAAGCGTGAGTTCATCGAGGGTGTCGATCATGGCCTGGCTCAGGCGGCCGAAGACAACCATCTGGAATATCGTGTCGCCCTCGCCGCCAATGACAGCGCCAAGATGATCTCGGACGTCGAGGCGCTGCGCGCCGAGCGGGTGGGCGGGATCGTTGTGTCTCCCGTAGACCCGGCGGCGCTGGCCCCCAGCCTGCAAAAGGCCATGTGGTCTGGAACCTATGTCAGCACGGTCGTCGCACCGCCGGCAACGTCGCTGCTCAACGCGCCGCAATATCTCACCGGGAAGGAACTGGGAGACGCGGCGGTCGCGTATATCAAGGACAAGTTCCACGGCCGAGCCGACGTGGTGCTGCTGACCCAGGACAGCCTGCAATTTCTCACGCCGCGTTTCGTCGCCATCCGCGATGCGCTCGACACGCTGCCAGACGTGCGCATCGTAGCCGATATCTCCCCCAATCCCGTCAGCAAGGAAGGAGGATTGGCCACGATGCGGATGGTCATCCAGGCGCATCCGCATGTGGACGTGGTGCTGGGCGCCGATGGTGTCGTCCTTGGCGCCCTGCAGGCGCTGCGGGAGGCTGGCAAGGACAGGCCGGATCAGTTCATCGGAGGGATCGACGGCGAGCCCGAGGCAATAGCCGAAATCACAAAGGGAGGTCCCTACAAGATGACGGTCAGCCTGAATTCGCCAGTCTTCGGATATGCGATGGGCCAGCATGCGGCCGACTGGCTCGAGGGAAAGCCGATCCCGCAAGCGATGGATATCCTGCCGCACGTCATCACGGCGCAAAACCTTGGCGACTATCAAAAGGATCTTGCCAATCCAGGCGCGGTCTATGAAGATCCGGCGCGAAGAGATGGCTATCTACGGATGTATGGCAACATCTGCTACGACAGCCGCGATCAATATCTCAATTTCCCCTGGTCGTCTGAATCTCGATAG
- a CDS encoding class I SAM-dependent methyltransferase has translation MTSTFTVHDASGYEKLMGRWSQKLAPLFIDFAGISAGEKILDVGCGTGSLAFALLKAADLKEITAIDYSPVFVAETIRRRIDPRIKVEQGDACALAFDDGAFDRALALLVLHFVTDAGKAVAEMRRVVRPGGVVAASVWDHLGGMPGMRMMADTVAALGEAGRQFRARYCFQPMMMPGEMRATFIEQGLLQVSETQLMIRMDYSNFDDYWSPMAAGEGPFGKFLSSLDAPDRARAEAAVREAYQAGQPDGPRSFANVAWACRGIAP, from the coding sequence GTGACTTCGACATTTACCGTCCATGATGCCAGCGGCTATGAGAAGCTCATGGGCCGATGGAGCCAGAAGCTTGCGCCGCTGTTCATAGATTTCGCGGGCATCTCGGCTGGCGAGAAGATCCTCGATGTCGGCTGCGGCACTGGCAGTCTGGCATTTGCCCTGCTGAAGGCGGCTGACCTAAAGGAGATCACCGCCATCGACTATTCGCCGGTTTTCGTGGCTGAAACGATCAGGCGCAGAATAGATCCGCGGATAAAGGTTGAGCAGGGCGACGCCTGCGCGCTCGCCTTTGACGATGGAGCCTTCGATCGCGCGCTGGCGCTTCTGGTGCTGCATTTTGTTACCGACGCCGGCAAGGCTGTGGCCGAAATGCGCCGCGTCGTTCGGCCTGGTGGCGTCGTGGCCGCTTCTGTCTGGGATCATCTGGGAGGCATGCCGGGCATGCGCATGATGGCCGATACGGTGGCGGCGCTCGGCGAAGCCGGCCGCCAGTTTCGTGCGCGCTATTGCTTCCAACCCATGATGATGCCGGGAGAGATGAGGGCGACCTTCATTGAGCAAGGGCTTCTGCAGGTTAGCGAGACGCAGCTGATGATCCGGATGGATTACAGCAATTTTGACGACTATTGGTCGCCGATGGCCGCAGGCGAGGGCCCGTTCGGCAAGTTCTTGTCGTCCCTCGATGCGCCGGATCGCGCGAGAGCCGAGGCGGCGGTGCGCGAAGCATATCAGGCCGGCCAGCCGGACGGCCCGCGTTCCTTTGCAAATGTCGCCTGGGCTTGCCGAGGGATCGCGCCCTGA
- a CDS encoding SOS response-associated peptidase, which produces MCGRYTRYLTWSEIHRLYRLTARAEIGRNDQPRYNIAPTQDVPFVTAGENGNHRLREGRWWLVPFWAKEMPKAAMFNARIEGIDTAPAFRDAFKSKRCLIPADGFFEWTISPADGKKDPWHIYLPGHAPFSFAGLWAHNSNLDITSCTIIAEPAGEPMKNLHDRQPVILDQAYYDAWLDPATPKEYLKDILSHDIDGQLQFNRVGRDVNSTVVNKQPNDHPALVGPINPL; this is translated from the coding sequence ATGTGCGGCCGCTACACCCGATATCTGACGTGGTCGGAAATCCACCGACTTTACCGGCTCACGGCGCGGGCGGAAATCGGCCGCAATGACCAGCCGCGATACAACATCGCGCCGACGCAAGACGTGCCTTTCGTCACCGCCGGCGAAAACGGCAACCACCGCTTGCGGGAGGGCCGCTGGTGGCTCGTTCCGTTCTGGGCAAAGGAAATGCCCAAGGCGGCCATGTTCAACGCCAGGATTGAAGGCATCGACACCGCGCCGGCCTTCCGGGATGCCTTCAAGTCGAAACGATGCTTGATCCCGGCTGACGGCTTTTTTGAGTGGACGATCTCGCCGGCCGACGGCAAGAAGGATCCTTGGCACATCTACCTCCCCGGCCACGCTCCTTTTTCGTTTGCCGGGCTTTGGGCCCACAACTCAAATCTCGACATCACGAGTTGCACCATCATCGCCGAGCCGGCCGGCGAGCCGATGAAGAACCTGCACGACCGTCAGCCGGTCATTCTCGACCAGGCCTATTACGACGCCTGGCTCGACCCGGCGACGCCGAAGGAGTACCTGAAAGACATCCTCAGTCACGACATCGACGGCCAGTTGCAGTTCAACCGTGTCGGACGCGACGTAAATTCGACCGTCGTCAACAAGCAACCGAATGACCACCCTGCCCTAGTCGGGCCGATCAATCCGCTATGA
- a CDS encoding sensor histidine kinase: protein MLRGSSALLAMGLLVLMGIVTATYLLAEKSRISFDDVIAARDTRTAAVDVRNSLLSAESSQRGFLLNGNEIYLSPYDTAKSSALRRFEKLQLLVAGEPETAASIDQLKAIIGEKLAEMDKTVALKRQRKDDAVAAIVASNRGKTLMDQANVYFNGIILAADDRLTARVAEQRSYFAWLRMITIAGGIAIVIVVGFAWASLLRHTRELSAARRNLEALNSGLETRVRERTADLVRANEEVQRFAYIVTHDLRAPLVNIMGFTSELEAGVASLQTLIEKSGIGANASDPLVANARVAAAEDLPEAIGFIRSSTRKMDGLINAILQLSREGRRPLRPETIQLASLIESTVSSFQHQVKEAGGKIDVDLAGVEIEADRLSLEQVFANLFDNATKYRSPARPLRIRVGARIIPGGRIAIDFEDNGRGVAEQDVERIFELFRRSGLQDLPGDGIGLAHVRAILRRLGGDITVKSKLDVGTTFRIELPLIAASNERAFA, encoded by the coding sequence ATGCTGCGTGGCTCCAGCGCTCTGCTGGCGATGGGCCTGCTGGTTCTGATGGGCATCGTCACCGCCACATACCTGCTCGCCGAGAAGTCGCGCATCAGCTTCGACGATGTGATCGCGGCGCGCGACACGCGCACCGCCGCCGTCGATGTCCGCAATTCGCTGCTCTCGGCTGAATCCAGTCAGCGGGGTTTCCTCTTAAACGGCAACGAGATCTATCTCTCGCCTTACGATACGGCAAAGTCTTCGGCTCTTCGCCGGTTCGAAAAGTTGCAGCTCCTCGTTGCCGGCGAACCCGAGACTGCGGCATCGATCGACCAGCTCAAGGCAATCATCGGCGAAAAACTTGCCGAGATGGACAAGACCGTCGCCCTGAAGCGACAGCGCAAGGACGATGCCGTGGCGGCGATCGTCGCTTCCAACCGTGGCAAGACGCTGATGGATCAGGCCAACGTCTACTTCAACGGCATCATCCTTGCGGCCGACGACCGGCTGACCGCGCGGGTGGCGGAACAACGGTCCTACTTCGCCTGGCTGCGCATGATCACCATAGCCGGCGGCATAGCGATCGTTATCGTGGTCGGCTTTGCCTGGGCGTCGCTCTTGCGCCACACGCGCGAACTCAGCGCCGCGCGGCGAAACCTCGAGGCTCTCAACAGCGGGCTGGAAACCAGGGTGCGCGAGCGCACCGCCGACCTGGTGCGGGCCAATGAAGAGGTTCAGCGCTTCGCATACATCGTCACCCATGACCTGCGCGCGCCTCTCGTCAACATCATGGGTTTCACCAGCGAGCTGGAAGCAGGTGTCGCCAGCCTGCAGACGCTCATCGAAAAGTCCGGCATCGGCGCCAACGCGTCCGACCCCCTCGTTGCCAACGCACGAGTGGCGGCGGCGGAGGACCTGCCGGAAGCCATCGGTTTCATCCGCTCGTCGACGCGCAAAATGGATGGGCTCATCAACGCCATCCTCCAGCTTTCGCGCGAGGGACGCAGGCCGTTGCGGCCCGAAACCATTCAACTTGCGTCTTTGATCGAAAGCACCGTCTCCAGCTTCCAGCATCAGGTCAAGGAAGCGGGCGGGAAGATCGACGTCGATCTCGCAGGCGTTGAGATCGAGGCCGATCGCCTGTCGCTCGAGCAGGTCTTTGCCAACCTTTTCGACAATGCGACCAAATACCGCTCGCCCGCGCGGCCACTTCGCATCAGGGTCGGAGCAAGGATTATCCCCGGTGGCCGCATCGCCATCGATTTCGAGGACAATGGCCGCGGCGTCGCCGAGCAGGACGTGGAACGCATTTTCGAGCTGTTTCGGCGATCGGGTCTACAGGACCTGCCTGGCGACGGTATCGGACTTGCGCATGTACGAGCCATCCTGCGCAGGCTAGGCGGCGATATCACGGTCAAATCAAAGCTCGACGTTGGGACAACTTTCAGGATAGAGCTGCCGCTGATCGCGGCATCAAACGAAAGAGCGTTTGCATGA
- a CDS encoding transcriptional regulator domain-containing protein, which yields MKTDTSQWRDPQAYAFVQGAAADAIAWEFLRRNPQYQQDFAASRSAKAMRALRQRWGLQFRRQA from the coding sequence ATGAAGACGGATACCTCGCAGTGGCGTGACCCACAGGCATATGCGTTCGTCCAAGGTGCCGCCGCCGATGCGATTGCCTGGGAGTTCCTGCGACGCAATCCCCAGTATCAGCAGGACTTCGCGGCCTCCCGCTCGGCCAAGGCGATGCGCGCATTGCGCCAGCGCTGGGGTTTGCAGTTTCGCCGCCAGGCCTGA
- a CDS encoding DUF736 domain-containing protein yields the protein MATIGTFKKTNANEFTGEIVTLSVQAKGVRIVPDTRASGENAPSHRVVVGKAEIGAAWSKRSNEGREYLGLKLDDPSFTAPIYANLFADEEGEGHSLIWSRPSRRNGE from the coding sequence ATGGCTACTATCGGCACTTTCAAGAAGACCAATGCGAACGAGTTCACCGGCGAGATCGTCACCCTCAGCGTCCAGGCCAAGGGCGTGCGCATCGTCCCCGACACCCGAGCCAGCGGCGAGAACGCTCCAAGCCACCGCGTGGTGGTCGGCAAGGCCGAGATCGGCGCCGCCTGGTCGAAACGCTCCAACGAGGGCCGCGAGTATCTCGGGCTCAAGCTTGACGATCCGAGCTTCACCGCTCCGATCTACGCCAACCTCTTCGCCGACGAGGAAGGCGAGGGCCACAGCCTCATATGGTCCCGCCCCAGCCGCCGCAACGGCGAATGA
- a CDS encoding DUF2062 domain-containing protein, translating to MLFRRRNPDGLFERLRIYMWPRRSFSRSFQYVSKRILRLNATPTAVAAGVAAGVFASFFPLGSHFAIAAIVCWLISGNMVAAGLGTFVFGNPLTLPFVVGATWETGKIMLHGHMQSHERPAHLSEMLQTLSISQLWAPVLKPMLCGAVPLGLIFGLLFYGITRYGMTVFREQRRKRLAEKGSLLQ from the coding sequence GTGCTCTTTAGACGCCGAAATCCTGATGGTCTATTCGAGCGATTGCGCATTTATATGTGGCCGCGCCGCTCCTTCTCGCGATCGTTTCAGTATGTTTCAAAGCGTATCCTCCGTCTGAACGCCACTCCAACGGCCGTCGCGGCGGGGGTGGCGGCTGGGGTTTTCGCGTCTTTCTTTCCACTAGGGTCCCATTTCGCCATTGCCGCCATCGTGTGCTGGCTGATTTCAGGAAACATGGTGGCGGCAGGGCTAGGAACATTTGTCTTTGGCAATCCGCTGACCCTCCCGTTTGTTGTGGGAGCGACTTGGGAGACCGGCAAGATCATGTTGCACGGCCACATGCAAAGTCACGAACGGCCAGCCCATCTGAGTGAGATGTTGCAGACCCTTTCAATTTCGCAACTGTGGGCACCGGTCTTAAAGCCCATGCTGTGCGGTGCGGTGCCACTCGGGCTGATTTTTGGCCTGTTGTTCTATGGCATCACCCGCTATGGCATGACAGTTTTCCGCGAACAAAGGCGCAAGCGACTGGCCGAAAAGGGGAGCCTGCTCCAGTAG
- a CDS encoding histidine kinase dimerization/phosphoacceptor domain -containing protein, with product MPETRVLYIDDDDALARLVQKKLGRLGFVVEHASSPEQALTRLEEGGFDVLALDHYLGAGTGLEFLARLATRGAGPPAVYVTGSSEMSVAVAALKAGASDFVPKTIGDDFIALLASALDQAVAKARLVAEKEAAEAQVRAARDRAELLLAEVNHRVANSLAMVSSLVNLQANVLTDKGAKDALAETQARIFAIASVHKRLYTSGSVGIVELDGYLGGLLENLGGSMRGQGHGANLISDLAPLTLGIDATINLGVIVTELVTNAFKYAYPDKSGDVRVLLREDGPGRALLTVEDDGVGNAGNVIKGTGLGTRIIKAMARSIDADVAYQARDPGTAVVLSFALPQ from the coding sequence ATGCCTGAAACCAGGGTCCTCTACATCGATGACGACGACGCGCTCGCGCGCCTCGTACAGAAGAAGCTCGGCCGCCTCGGTTTCGTCGTCGAGCATGCTTCCAGCCCGGAACAGGCTCTGACCAGACTTGAGGAAGGCGGCTTCGACGTCCTGGCGCTCGACCACTATCTGGGAGCCGGGACCGGGCTTGAATTCCTGGCAAGGCTTGCAACGCGCGGCGCCGGCCCTCCCGCCGTCTATGTGACCGGCTCTTCCGAAATGAGCGTCGCGGTGGCCGCCCTGAAGGCCGGGGCTAGCGACTTCGTGCCGAAGACGATCGGTGACGACTTCATAGCCCTTCTGGCCTCCGCTCTCGATCAGGCTGTCGCCAAGGCACGCCTCGTCGCCGAGAAGGAAGCCGCCGAGGCGCAGGTGCGTGCGGCGCGCGACCGCGCCGAACTCCTGTTGGCCGAGGTCAACCACCGGGTCGCCAACAGCCTTGCAATGGTCTCATCGCTGGTCAACCTGCAGGCCAATGTGTTGACGGACAAGGGTGCCAAGGATGCGCTTGCCGAAACCCAAGCGCGCATCTTCGCCATAGCCTCGGTGCACAAGCGCCTCTACACCTCCGGCTCGGTCGGCATCGTCGAACTCGACGGCTATCTCGGCGGCCTCCTGGAAAACCTTGGCGGCTCGATGCGTGGCCAGGGGCACGGCGCCAACCTGATAAGCGATCTGGCGCCGCTGACACTCGGCATCGACGCCACGATCAATCTCGGGGTGATCGTGACCGAATTGGTCACCAATGCCTTCAAATATGCCTATCCCGACAAATCCGGCGATGTACGCGTATTGCTGCGCGAGGACGGGCCGGGTCGCGCTTTGCTGACCGTCGAGGACGACGGCGTCGGCAACGCCGGCAACGTCATCAAGGGCACCGGCTTGGGAACGCGCATCATCAAGGCAATGGCTAGAAGCATCGACGCCGATGTTGCCTATCAGGCACGCGATCCCGGGACAGCGGTGGTTCTGAGCTTTGCCCTGCCGCAGTGA
- a CDS encoding PRC-barrel domain-containing protein, producing the protein MLDTRSQSKKPPVGNNMKFVKVAAPLALFCALSVSPAFAVCNISDAKLEEAVLKSPELRKPENRYLVHDLRTLRDAAFVLWTYGLHDDCERVLANIRQLIAAPSMAKLAGNDEDLADEQLAAGEPKQHEGGGIQGNRDAPDARPLINLDDLGPGLRVDEIVGSEVRSSDDKIVGEVRNVVIGTKDRWDYAVVASGGFFIAGKDSIVVPLRYLQVNEERTSFYLRISSADVKAVPLMPDQKYLWLADEAWRAKNDAIFQKLIPDPVRSGTPSVPHANTDSK; encoded by the coding sequence GTGCTCGACACACGAAGTCAAAGCAAGAAGCCGCCTGTGGGAAACAATATGAAATTCGTTAAGGTTGCAGCGCCGTTGGCATTGTTTTGCGCGCTTAGTGTCAGCCCGGCGTTCGCTGTATGCAATATCTCCGATGCGAAACTCGAGGAGGCCGTGCTCAAGAGCCCTGAGTTGCGCAAGCCAGAAAACCGATACCTGGTCCATGACCTGCGCACCTTGAGGGATGCGGCGTTCGTTCTATGGACATACGGTTTGCACGACGATTGCGAGCGCGTGCTCGCCAATATCCGCCAACTGATCGCCGCGCCGTCAATGGCCAAGCTCGCGGGTAATGATGAGGATCTTGCCGATGAGCAATTGGCAGCAGGCGAACCTAAGCAGCATGAAGGTGGGGGTATCCAGGGCAATCGTGACGCCCCAGACGCCCGCCCGCTCATCAATCTCGACGACCTTGGACCTGGCCTTCGCGTCGACGAGATCGTCGGCTCCGAGGTCCGCAGCTCGGATGACAAGATAGTTGGCGAAGTTCGAAATGTCGTGATTGGCACGAAGGACCGATGGGACTACGCAGTCGTTGCCTCCGGTGGATTCTTTATCGCCGGGAAAGACAGCATCGTCGTCCCGCTACGTTATCTTCAAGTGAACGAGGAACGGACAAGTTTCTACCTCCGCATCTCCAGCGCCGATGTCAAAGCCGTGCCGTTGATGCCCGACCAGAAATATCTGTGGCTTGCGGATGAAGCGTGGCGAGCGAAGAACGATGCGATCTTCCAGAAGTTGATCCCGGACCCGGTTCGCTCTGGAACCCCGTCGGTCCCACATGCCAATACCGACTCCAAGTGA
- a CDS encoding helix-turn-helix transcriptional regulator has translation MSTKKNDIESDAISVQQCRAARAMLGWSQGDLAEAAAVSRTTIVDFERSIRIPHRNNLAAIRRAFETAGIEFLAENGGGAGLRFARRSDQT, from the coding sequence ATGTCAACCAAAAAGAACGATATTGAGAGTGATGCGATCTCTGTTCAGCAGTGTCGTGCTGCACGAGCCATGCTCGGATGGAGTCAGGGGGACCTAGCCGAGGCAGCGGCTGTTTCCAGAACTACGATAGTAGACTTCGAGAGGAGTATTCGTATTCCGCACCGAAACAATCTAGCTGCGATCCGCCGTGCGTTTGAGACAGCGGGAATCGAATTCCTTGCGGAAAATGGCGGCGGCGCGGGCTTACGATTTGCGCGACGGTCTGATCAGACCTAG